From Bacteroidales bacterium:
ATTCTGGGTCATAACATTTTCGGAAGCGGGATAAGCATCGATATCGAAATCCGCCAGGGACCGGGAGCTTTTGTTTGCGGAGAAGAAACCGCCCTGCTGGCGAGCCTGGAAGGGAAAAGGGGTATGCCCAGGCAAAAACCTCCCTACCCTGCCGAATCAGGCTTGAATAATCGCCCGACCATCATCAACAATACCGAATCGCTTGCCAACATTCCGGCCATTGTTTCCCGGGGGCCTGAGTGGTTTGCCTCAACCGGCACTGCGGGCAGCAAAGGCACCAAGGTTTTTTCCCTTACCGGGAGAGTGATTAACAGCGGCATTGTCGAGGTTTCCATGGGAACCACCCTGTACGACATCGTATTCAAGGCAGGAGAAGGAATTCCGGGCGCAAAAAAATGCAAGGCCCTTCATATTGGAGGTTCTGTAGGTTATACACTTCCTCCTTCGTTATTTCATACTCCTGTTGATTACGAAGCGCTCAAGGAAGCCGGTGCAGCAATGGGATCCGGCGGCCTGCTCGTTTTTGACGAGAATACCTGTCTGGTGGATATGAGCAATTTTTTCATGCATTTCATGCAGAAACAAAGCTGCGGCAAATGCATTCCCTGCAGGGAAGGAACCCGGCGCATCAGCCAGATTCTTGACAGCATCATCAGAAGACCGGTCGAAAAAAACGGCCATTCCACCCTGGAACGTTTCAAGGGAGTGATGCAGCTTGAAAGCATCAGCACGGTGATGAAAGAAACATCGCTCTGCGGGCTGGGAATCAACGCTCCCAATCCGGTATTGAGTACCCTGAAATGGTTCCGTGACGAGTTTGAAGAGCACATTTTTGACCGGGTTTGCCGTGCCGGCGTATGCACCGCTCTCCGCACATTTTCAATTGATGCCGATGCCTGCACAGGGTGTGCCCTCTGTGCAAGAAAATGTCCATCAAATGCCATCATCGGAACGGAACGCAACCCCTTCTTTATCGTGGAAGACAAATGTACTGCCTGCGGAATATGTTATGATGTCTGCAAATTCAATGCTGTAATTATTAAACCCTAAACCACACGCTATGGTCTTTACCATTCAGGTAAATAACAGGGAGATTGAAGCCCGGAAAGGAGAAACAATCCTGGAAGCATTGCGCCGGGCAGGGTTCGAAGTGCCGACACTCTGCAATATGAAGGATTTTACTCCCACGGGAGCATGCCGGATGTGCGTGGTTGAAGTGGAAGGAAGACAGGACCTGGTTCCTTCCTGCTCGCATTACGTGGAAGAATGGATGAAGATTTCCACCCACTCCCCCCGGGTCATCAAAGCCCGCCGCACGATTACAGAGCTTCTTCTTTCCAATCACCCCGACGACTGCCTTTACTGTGAAAAGAACGGGAATTGCGAACTGCAGAAAATTGCTGAAGAAATGCACATCAGGGAACGAAAAATTCCCGGAAGTCCTGTATTCATAAGGCCTGACCGTTCCAGCCCCGGCATCACAAGGGAACCGGCCAAATGCATCCTCTGCGGCCGGTGTGTCAGAGTATGCGAAGAAATTCAGCAGGTAGCCACTCTGGACTTCATTTACCGCGGAAGCTCCATAAAGGTTACACCAGCCTTTGACCATGAACTGAATTTTTCGAACTGCATACAGTGCGGACAGTGCCTGCTTGTATGCCCTACCGGCGCGCTCACCGAGAAAGTCCGTTTTACCGAACTGGAAAGCAAACTGCACGATGCCTCTGCAACAGTGGTTGCCCATTATTCACCTTCCGTGCCTTTGCTCCTGGCCGAAAAGTTCCGGTTAAAACCATCAGCAGATGCCAGCGGTGTGCTGAAAGCCATTCTTTCAAAACTTGGTTTTGACAGGGTGTATGCATCAGCTTTCGGAACAGAGGTTTTCATCATGGAAGAAGCTGCCCTGCTCCTTCGCCGTATCCGTAAAAACGAAAACCTTCCGGTCATCAGCTCTGCCTGTCCCGCCTGGGTATCTTTTGCCGAGAATGAGTTTCCCGATCTGCTCCCGCTTCTTTCCACCTGCCGCTCCCCCCAGCAAATGGCCAGTACCCTGGCCAAAATGCATGTTTCAGAAGATAAAACAGTAAAAGAACCGGACAAAATATTCACGGTGGCTATTTCACCCTGCACCGCCAGGAAATACGAAAGCCAGAAACCGGAACTCACCCGCAAAGGGCTTCCGGAAACCGATCTGGCCATCAGCATTTCCGAACTGTTCAGGCTTATCCGACTCTACGGAGTGGATCCCCTTATGGTAGAAAGCGAAGCCCTGCCCAACGGCATGAAGGCCATTACATCCGCAGGAAGATTGTCAGATATTTCAGGAGGAATTACCGAAGGCGTTATCCGGACCTTCTATTTTATGGCTACCGGTAAGGACCTGAAAGAATACCGCATTGAAAAACTGAGAAACCATAAGAGCCGGCGCGATTATACGCTGAAAGCCGGGAATCATGAATACCGCTTTGCCGTGTTGAGCGGATTGGCCATGCTTCCTTCCCTGATCGAGGAAATTCGCTCCGGTACATGCAACCTGCATTATGTCGAGATCATGGCATGTCCGGGCGGATGTACCGCAGGCGGAGGACAACCTTCAGCACCCTCCCAGCAAATTCTCCGCCAACGGGCAAAAGAAACCTTTGAAAGCGAAGAAAAGGAAATTCTGAAATGTGCTCACAGGAGTCCGGAAATTACAGAACTTTACGAAAAAAAACTGGGTGAGCCCGGCGGAAAGAAGGCGGTAGATCTTCTTCATACCCATTTCACGGCACGCAACATTTTTGCAAGGAAGTAAGGTAAAGAGAGGAATCAGAATCAATGGAAACCAAAGGACTTGTTTATACCATCCGCGATCGGTGCAGGGTTTGTTATACCTGCGTAAGGGAATGCCCCGTCAAGGCAATCAAAATTGTTAACGGCCAGGCCGAAGTGATTCCCGAACGCTGCATAGCCTGCGGAAACTGCACGATTGTATGCAGTCAGGGAGCAAAAGTTTTTGTTAAGAATCACGAGGAGGTACTGTCGCTTCTGGAACAGCAGGGACGCGTGGCGGCCCTGATTGCTCCAAGTTTTGCCGCCGAATTTGATGAACTGGAAGATTACCGCATACTGGTTGGCATGCTTCGGAAACTGGGATTCAGCCTGGTGCTGGAAGTGGCTTTTGGCGCCGATCTGGTTACTGACCGTTACCTGAAGCTTCTGTACGCCAATCCGGGGCGCACTTATATTTCATCCGATTGCCCGGCCATAGTGAACTATACTGAGCATTACCGACCGGAGGTCATTGAGCACCTCATCCCGGTAGTTTCGCCGATGGTGGCCACAACCCGTGCTGCCAGGAAGCTGTATGGAAAAGACCTTCGCGTGGTATTCATAGGTCCCTGCATAGCCAAAAAGGAAGAATCTGCCGAAACCGACCTGGTGATCACCTTCAGGGAGTTGCGCCAGATGCTGAAAATGCGCGGCATTGACCCGGAACAAACCATTCCCTCCGACTTTGACCCGCCCGTTGGAGGCAAGGGGGCTATTTTCCCTGTAAGCCGCGGTATGATGCACTCGATGAATCTCAGCGAAAATGTGTTTGAAGAAAATGTACTGGTTGCTTCAGGACGCGGCAACTTCCAGGAAGCAATAAAAGAACTTGTCAGCGGATCGGTTGTTCCCAAGCATATGGAACTGCTGTGCTGTGAAGGCTGCATCATGGGGCCCGGCATGTCACGGGGTGCCCAGAAATTCGCCGGCGCCTCAAAAATTTCACGGTACGTAAAAGAAAAGCTTGAGAATCTCGACCAACAAGCCTGGCAGAAGAGCATCCGGCAATTTGATGACCTCGACCTTTCCCGCACCTTTGTTTCACGTCCTGTGGGAGAATTCGTTCCTTCGGAAGAAGAAATTGAACAGGTTCTGCAACGCATGGGAAAATTCTCGCCTCAGGATTACCTCGATTGTGGTGCCTGCGGATACGACACCTGCCGGAATCATGCCATTGCCATCATCAACGGCCTGGCAGAAAATGAGATGTGCCTTCCCTACACCATTGAAAAACTCCATAAATCCATTCACGATCTTGCCGTCTCGCGCGATAAACTTTTCAACGTCCAGCAGGCTCTCAAGCAAACGGAGAAACTGGCCCACATGGGACAACTTTCAGCCGGAATTGCCCATGAACTGAACAATCCCCTGGGAGTCATCATTATGTACAGCAACATACTCCTGGAAGAATGCCCTCCCGATTCTCCCCTTCGCAAAGACCTTGAACTGATTGTCGAACAATCAGCCCGGTGCAAAAGCATCGTTTCGGGCCTGCTGAATTTTGCCCGGAAAAACCAGGTGAACCATGCCAAAGTCGACCTGAATGAGTTTATTGAACTCGCCGTTAAATCCGTTATCATACCTCCCCACATCCGACTGCATAGATTGTTCAACCTCAAAAACAAGCATGCCTGCTTTGATCAGGAACAGATGACCCAGGTGATTACCAATCTTTTGAAAAATGCCGTGGAAGCAATGCCTTCGGGAGGAGAGATCACGTTGCTCACTGAAGATTCCGACAGCAGTATTACCTTTGTCATCAGTGATACAGGAACAGGCATTCAAAAGGAATACCTTGACAAAGTGTTTGAACCGTTTTTCACTACCAAAGGCATAGGAAAGGGAACCGGCCTCGGGCTGGCAACGGCATACGGCATTGTAAAAATGCACAAAGGACAGATTACAGTCACTTCCAATGCCGATCCTGCCGCCGGTCCTACCGGCACTACCTTCAGGATTACCCTCCCCCGGGAAGATGAATTCGCTGAAAAAACACTAAATGCATAACTATGGCTCCGCAAAAAACCATCCTGCTTGCCGATGACGATCCGGATTACCTTTTTCAGTTGAGTTTCTACCTGCAAAAGGCTGGGTTCAGAGTTCTGCCGGCAGGTTCCCAGAAGGAAGCTGAAAAAATTCTGGAAGCAGAAAAGCCTGATCTGGCTATTTTTGATCTCATGATGGAAAATGAAGACAGTGGCTTTATACTGAGCCACAAAATGAAAAAAAAGTATCCCGAAGTGCCGGTCATCATTGCCACCTCGGTAGCCGCTGAAACCGGAATACCTTTTGGCCTGGAAAATGAAGACGACAGGAAATGGATCAAGGCCGACTGTTACCTCGAAAAAGGAATACGGCCGGAACAATTACTGAATGAAATCAACAAACTGCTGGGATAAAATGGACAGACTGAAAATACTGGTTGTTGATGATGAACCCGGCATACGGTCGGGTATCGTCCGTATTCTCCGGAACTACAGGGTAAGCTACCCGTTTATGGATGAAGACTTTGAATTTGACCTGCTGGAAGCATCCACGGGTGAAGAAGCAATTCAACTGATTGATGCCCATAAACCCGACATCATCCTGCTTGACAACAAACTTCCCGGAATTCAGGGTATTGATGTACTCGAATACATCAAGGAAAAAAATTACGACATGGTTGTGGCCATGATAACATCCTACGCTTCGCTTGATGTGGCAATTAAGGCAACCGGTTTCGGAGCACACGATTTCATTCCCAAACCTTTTACTCCCCAGGAGCTTAAATCATCAATCGACAACATAACCAAACAACTTTTCCTGAAACGAATTACCCGAGGTCTTAAGGAGGAAGGGAAAAAAATACGTTACCAGTTTCTTTCGGTGCTGAGCCATGAACTGAAAACGCCCCTGAATGCCATTGAAGGATATCTAAGGATGATGCAGGAACGGCAACTGGGCAACGATATGGCGGCATACGACCCGATGATTGACCGCGCTCTCTCGCGCATCCAGGGCATGCGGAACCTCATTATGGACCTGCTCGATTTTACAAAAATCCGGTTCGAAAAACGGCAGGAACATATACGGGTAGTCAATGTGGGCGAATTGACCCGTAATGCTATCCAGGCCTTCCAACCCTATGCCATACAGAAAGGAATTGAATTTACGGTATCCTGCAACGATCCGGTTTTAATGGAAGCTGATCCCTCCGATCTGGAAATTGTTCTGAACAATCTTATTTCCAATGCCGTAAAATACAATATCGACAATGGCAAAGTAACTATCACTATTTCCGATACCGACAAAGAAGTCAAAATAGAAGTGTCTGACACAGGAATCGGAATGACCACGGAAGAGGTCGAAAAAGTTTTCAGGGAATTTACCCGCATAAAGAACGAAAAAACCAAAAACATACCGGGAAGCGGTCTTGGGCTGGCGATTGTTAAGAAAATTACCGAGCTTTACAACGGTTCCATTGAAGTGGAAAGTGAACCGGAAAAAGGAAGCATTTTTCGTATTATATTGCCGAAAAAACAAAAATCCGTTTCCTGATTAACCCGCTACCAGTTATGATGGCAAAACTTCCGGAAAAAACGGTGGAAAGGCTGAGCCAGTACCGCCGCACCCTGCTGAACCTGATGCAGCAGGGACGAACCCATGTTTATTCGCACGAACTGGGACACATGCATAATTATACCGCCGTTCAGGTGCGGCGCGACCTTATGTTCATCCGTTATTCCGGCGCCCAGAGAAAAGGGTATGACGTGGCCGACCTTGCCCGGTATATTGGTACAGTTCTTGACAGCGAAACCGGACTCAACCTGGCAGTTGTTGGTATGGGAAATCTCGGAAGAGCCATCACAGCGTATTTTTCCGGAAAACGACCCAAACTTAATCTGGTAGCGGCTTTCGACGTTGATCCGGCCAAAACCGACAGGGTTATTGCCGGCGTTTACTGCTATCCCATGCGCCAGCTCAGGCAAATTATTTCCGAAAAGGACATTTCCATTGCCATGATCACCGTACCGGTTGACCACGCCATAGAGGTGACCAATGAACTTGTTCTGGCCGGTATTAAAGGAATTCTCAACTTCACCACCGTGCCGGTTACTGTTCCTCCTCACGTGTACCTCGAAGAATACGACATGATTACCTCCATTGAAAAGGTCGCCTATTTCGTAATGTCTATGCAGAAACAGGATTAAGACAGCGCCGCATGCGGATTTTCAGAAGCTTTGACGAAGCAGGATGTGTGAGAAATGCGGTAGTTACTACCGGAACGTTCGACGGAGTCCATTTGGGACACAAGGCTATCATCAACCGTCTGAACCGGCTCGCCGGTGAGGTGCAGGGAGAATCAATGCTGATTACCTTTCATCCTCACCCGCGGAAAGTTCTTTACCCTGAATCGGAAGGACGAAACCTCCGGATGATCCTTACCCAGGAGGAAAAAATCGAGCACCTCAGGCAAACCGGACTTCAGAACCTTCTGATCATCCCCTTTACCATAGATTTTTCCCGAATTTCGTCCTATACCTTTGTGACCGAATACCTGCTGGGCAAACTGCATGCCAAGGTGATCGTGGTGGGATACAATCACCACTTCGGGCATAACCGGGAAGGGGACTACAGCTACCTCTATGAACTCAGCAAGAAACTTGGTTTTGGCGTTGAGGAAATTCCCATGCAGGAAATCCAGAACGAGAGTGTCAGTTCAACTAAAATACGGAAAGCCCTTCAGGAAGGAAACATTCAAAGGGCCAACGCCTACCTCGATCACCTTTTCTGCCTCAGCGGAATTGCTTCCGAAGGAAACCCGTTTCTTCATAAAAAAGGATTTCCGACCAGCTTTCTCACAGTGAGCGATCCCGAAAAACTGATTCCGCCGCAAGGCGTCTATGCGGTGAGGGCAAAGGCAAATGATACATCATACAAAGGCATTTGCAATATTTTTTTCCCTGACAACAGGTACGATTTGTCACCCTCCATTGAATTTATCCTGCTGGAGCAGGCACCGCCCCTCATCCCTGGCATCAAAGTACGGCTCTTTTTCCATAAACGGCTCCGCGGTTTCATGCAGTTTGCAAACCCGGAAGACCTGATCCGGCAAATCACCAGCGACAAACAACAGGTTGACGAACTGATCTACTGAGATGACCGTCAGAGTGTCCGGATCCGGACACTGGTTTTTCAGAACCGGACATTTTTTCACAGGTAATCCTTCAGCTTACAAAATCAGAATATTCACATTAGCAACAATCTAAGATTATTTTGCATAATTTTTGTGGCAATGCTGCCACTAACCCATTTCTATGAGAGGTACAGCATTTGTTTTTACACTGTTCATCTTGCTCAACAGTTTAGCCGAAGCACAGGGAGTGCGGCAATACACTGCCGGACGGATCAGTGGAACATCACTAACCATTGATGGCCGCCTGGAAGAAGAGGCCTGGCATAGTGCACATTGGGCCGGGGATTTTATTCAGCATGAACCCTACAACGGAGCACCTGCCACACAAAAGACCGAATTTGCCGTTCTGTTTGACGATAACAACGTGTATGTAGGCATAAAGGCCTTCGATACTCACCCCGACAGCATTGACCGCAGGCTTACCCGTAAAGATCAGGAAGAAGGGGACATGGTTATGGTAGCCTTTGACAGTTACCACGACCGCCTTACAGCCTTTTTTTTCGGAGTAAATGCAGGGGGTGTTAAGACCGATTATGTTATTTCGGAAAACGGGGAAAACAAAGACCGAACCTGGGATCCTATCTGGTATGTTAAAACCCGCATCACCGCTGAGGGTTGGCAGGCCGAAATGCGCATCCCCCTCACCCAGCTGCGCTTCGAAAAGAAAAGTGACGGGGTATGGGGCCTCGAAGTGATTCGCGTGCTTTTCCGCCGGCAGGAAGTTTCCCTGTGGCAGCATGTCCCGAAAGAATCCTCCGGCTTTGTGCACCTGTTTGGCGAACTTCAGGGACTCGACGCTATCAAACCCCACCGGCAGGTGGAAATTGCCCCCTACGGAGTAGCCCAGGCAGAGCGTTTTGAAAAAGAAGCCGGCAATCCGTTCATGACGGGAAAATCTTCTGCCCTGAAAGGAGGTATTGACGGTAAAATCGGCCTTACCAACAATCTGATTATGGATTTTACGGTCAACCCGGATTTCGGACAGGTAGAAGCTGACCCTTCGCAGGTAAACCTTACCGCCTATGAAACCTATTACAGGGAACAGCGGCCGTTTTTCGTGGAAGGGAAAAATATTTATTCCTTCCCGCTCATGATAGGCGACG
This genomic window contains:
- a CDS encoding 4Fe-4S binding protein, which produces MAIRKNNQDILQELLLGKVSPGEPHAQEWIHRTLHYKTDRPVIYVATGTCSITAGALKTLSAIRQYLEERNITALVVETGCPGFCSAEPLVDIQLPGKNRLSFREITEEKVPFLLDDVLHRIIPTENLLGQYRNPLLDPWKDIPWLEEHPFYSIQRRIVMEKAGILDPLSLEEYIALGGYRGFIKTLEMYTPAEVCQLVEKSGLRGRAGGGFPVGTKWKTALLTPAPARYFVCNAQESDPGAFTDRLIIESNPHQLLEGLAIGAYAAGAGKAIVYIRSDYTLAIRRLQTALNKALEAGILGHNIFGSGISIDIEIRQGPGAFVCGEETALLASLEGKRGMPRQKPPYPAESGLNNRPTIINNTESLANIPAIVSRGPEWFASTGTAGSKGTKVFSLTGRVINSGIVEVSMGTTLYDIVFKAGEGIPGAKKCKALHIGGSVGYTLPPSLFHTPVDYEALKEAGAAMGSGGLLVFDENTCLVDMSNFFMHFMQKQSCGKCIPCREGTRRISQILDSIIRRPVEKNGHSTLERFKGVMQLESISTVMKETSLCGLGINAPNPVLSTLKWFRDEFEEHIFDRVCRAGVCTALRTFSIDADACTGCALCARKCPSNAIIGTERNPFFIVEDKCTACGICYDVCKFNAVIIKP
- a CDS encoding 2Fe-2S iron-sulfur cluster binding domain-containing protein; the encoded protein is MVFTIQVNNREIEARKGETILEALRRAGFEVPTLCNMKDFTPTGACRMCVVEVEGRQDLVPSCSHYVEEWMKISTHSPRVIKARRTITELLLSNHPDDCLYCEKNGNCELQKIAEEMHIRERKIPGSPVFIRPDRSSPGITREPAKCILCGRCVRVCEEIQQVATLDFIYRGSSIKVTPAFDHELNFSNCIQCGQCLLVCPTGALTEKVRFTELESKLHDASATVVAHYSPSVPLLLAEKFRLKPSADASGVLKAILSKLGFDRVYASAFGTEVFIMEEAALLLRRIRKNENLPVISSACPAWVSFAENEFPDLLPLLSTCRSPQQMASTLAKMHVSEDKTVKEPDKIFTVAISPCTARKYESQKPELTRKGLPETDLAISISELFRLIRLYGVDPLMVESEALPNGMKAITSAGRLSDISGGITEGVIRTFYFMATGKDLKEYRIEKLRNHKSRRDYTLKAGNHEYRFAVLSGLAMLPSLIEEIRSGTCNLHYVEIMACPGGCTAGGGQPSAPSQQILRQRAKETFESEEKEILKCAHRSPEITELYEKKLGEPGGKKAVDLLHTHFTARNIFARK
- a CDS encoding 4Fe-4S dicluster domain-containing protein, which gives rise to METKGLVYTIRDRCRVCYTCVRECPVKAIKIVNGQAEVIPERCIACGNCTIVCSQGAKVFVKNHEEVLSLLEQQGRVAALIAPSFAAEFDELEDYRILVGMLRKLGFSLVLEVAFGADLVTDRYLKLLYANPGRTYISSDCPAIVNYTEHYRPEVIEHLIPVVSPMVATTRAARKLYGKDLRVVFIGPCIAKKEESAETDLVITFRELRQMLKMRGIDPEQTIPSDFDPPVGGKGAIFPVSRGMMHSMNLSENVFEENVLVASGRGNFQEAIKELVSGSVVPKHMELLCCEGCIMGPGMSRGAQKFAGASKISRYVKEKLENLDQQAWQKSIRQFDDLDLSRTFVSRPVGEFVPSEEEIEQVLQRMGKFSPQDYLDCGACGYDTCRNHAIAIINGLAENEMCLPYTIEKLHKSIHDLAVSRDKLFNVQQALKQTEKLAHMGQLSAGIAHELNNPLGVIIMYSNILLEECPPDSPLRKDLELIVEQSARCKSIVSGLLNFARKNQVNHAKVDLNEFIELAVKSVIIPPHIRLHRLFNLKNKHACFDQEQMTQVITNLLKNAVEAMPSGGEITLLTEDSDSSITFVISDTGTGIQKEYLDKVFEPFFTTKGIGKGTGLGLATAYGIVKMHKGQITVTSNADPAAGPTGTTFRITLPREDEFAEKTLNA
- a CDS encoding response regulator produces the protein MAPQKTILLADDDPDYLFQLSFYLQKAGFRVLPAGSQKEAEKILEAEKPDLAIFDLMMENEDSGFILSHKMKKKYPEVPVIIATSVAAETGIPFGLENEDDRKWIKADCYLEKGIRPEQLLNEINKLLG
- a CDS encoding hybrid sensor histidine kinase/response regulator, whose product is MDRLKILVVDDEPGIRSGIVRILRNYRVSYPFMDEDFEFDLLEASTGEEAIQLIDAHKPDIILLDNKLPGIQGIDVLEYIKEKNYDMVVAMITSYASLDVAIKATGFGAHDFIPKPFTPQELKSSIDNITKQLFLKRITRGLKEEGKKIRYQFLSVLSHELKTPLNAIEGYLRMMQERQLGNDMAAYDPMIDRALSRIQGMRNLIMDLLDFTKIRFEKRQEHIRVVNVGELTRNAIQAFQPYAIQKGIEFTVSCNDPVLMEADPSDLEIVLNNLISNAVKYNIDNGKVTITISDTDKEVKIEVSDTGIGMTTEEVEKVFREFTRIKNEKTKNIPGSGLGLAIVKKITELYNGSIEVESEPEKGSIFRIILPKKQKSVS
- a CDS encoding redox-sensing transcriptional repressor Rex produces the protein MMAKLPEKTVERLSQYRRTLLNLMQQGRTHVYSHELGHMHNYTAVQVRRDLMFIRYSGAQRKGYDVADLARYIGTVLDSETGLNLAVVGMGNLGRAITAYFSGKRPKLNLVAAFDVDPAKTDRVIAGVYCYPMRQLRQIISEKDISIAMITVPVDHAIEVTNELVLAGIKGILNFTTVPVTVPPHVYLEEYDMITSIEKVAYFVMSMQKQD
- a CDS encoding adenylyltransferase/cytidyltransferase family protein, encoding MRIFRSFDEAGCVRNAVVTTGTFDGVHLGHKAIINRLNRLAGEVQGESMLITFHPHPRKVLYPESEGRNLRMILTQEEKIEHLRQTGLQNLLIIPFTIDFSRISSYTFVTEYLLGKLHAKVIVVGYNHHFGHNREGDYSYLYELSKKLGFGVEEIPMQEIQNESVSSTKIRKALQEGNIQRANAYLDHLFCLSGIASEGNPFLHKKGFPTSFLTVSDPEKLIPPQGVYAVRAKANDTSYKGICNIFFPDNRYDLSPSIEFILLEQAPPLIPGIKVRLFFHKRLRGFMQFANPEDLIRQITSDKQQVDELIY